In a genomic window of Melopsittacus undulatus isolate bMelUnd1 chromosome 1, bMelUnd1.mat.Z, whole genome shotgun sequence:
- the LOC101877574 gene encoding zinc finger protein 160-like, which translates to MHHWVHGTAAMKDLVKCVALKTHVCQECGRSFSKKGNLKRHQRIHTAEEVFTGGECGRHFTTQGHLMTHQSIHTGERPFCCGECGQCFHLEICLAAHQKTHTKGGPYLCTHCNKSLSTKSYFSIHMRTHMETRPFACTECGKSFVKKGTLATHREIHKREKPFKCPNCSRCFGQSATLVAHQKIHLHGGPFICTECGKSLSTKRYFGVHQRNHAKQKQKALEGHINGLSLQVMQIKEEPDLAFRPEETMSGNMSYEGDAQGCSIPRIPFNPKSPPWKIQVKEDPEPPTDDTANISAIACQKLYIKEEPPENLDYGKIPLVALQGRLLKKEEDVDGQHEQEVPTASNLVLHVKEEPQESIEFGMHYGQKSNLSAIQRIQTKEEPCLEASHQESQSPKRKQKKSYLSTKERMLENREKSMSKDPSVKGAPRGERVFPCPECGKSFNQKSNLTRHRKIHTSEGPYKCSECGESFRMNRKLIRHQRVHMSEPFKCSECGKSFTQRSNLVRHQRIHTKEEPYQCPECEKTFNQKANLFRHQTIHVRMGPCKCTKCGKCFPHKRHLIKHQLLHSRGGAYKCGVCEKRYRLKKYLRRHQKIHEREGATPCLKQGEATRTGSGPHHNRQRALYPMNSKEES; encoded by the coding sequence ATGCACCACTGGGTGCATGGCACTGCTGCCATGAAGGACTTGGTTAAGTGTGTGGCGCTAAAGACCCACGTGTGTCAAGAGTGTGGCAGATCCTTCAGCAAGAAGGGGAACCTGAAGAGACACCAGCGGATCCACACAGCAGAGGAGGTTTTCACTGGTGGGGAGTGTGGGAGGCACTTCACCACCCAGGGGCACCTCATGACCCACCAGAGCATCCACACAGGAGAGAGACCTTTCTGCTGTGGAGAGTGCGGGCAATGCTTCCATCTGGAGATATGCCTGGCTGCCCACCAGAAGACACACACCAAAGGTGGTCCCTACCTCTGCACCCATTGCAACAAGAGCCTGAGCACAAAGAGCTACTTCAGTATCCACATGCGGACCCACATGGAGACGAGGCCATTCGCCTGCACCGAATGTGGGAAGAGCTTTGTGAAGAAGGGCACCCTCGCCACCCACAGAGAGATCCACAAGAGGGAGAAGCCCTTCAAATGCCCCAACTGCAGTAGATGCTTTGGGCAAAGTGCCACACTGGTGGCCCACCAGAAGATACACCTCCACGGGGGGCCTTTCATTTGTACCGAGTGTGGGAAGAGCTTGAGCACCAAGAGATATTTTGGTGTCCACCAGAGGAACCATGCtaagcaaaagcaaaaggcGCTTGAGGGACATATTAATGGTTTGTCTCTCCAGGTCATGCAGATTAAAGAGGAGCCTGATCTTGCCTTCAGGCCAGAGGAGACTATGTCAGGAAATATGTCATATGAAGGAGATGCCCAGGGATGTAGCATACCTAGAATCCCATTTAATCCAAAAAGTCCTCCTTGGAAAATCCAGGTGAAGGAGGATCCAGAACCACCCACTGATGACACAGCAAACATTTCTGCGATAGCCTGCCAGAAACTTTACATCAAGGAAGAGCCACCAGAAAATCTGGACTATGGAAAGATCCCACTGGTGGCTTTACAGGGGAGACTgcttaaaaaggaagaagatgtTGATGGCCAGCATGAGCAGGAAGTCCCCACAGCCAGTAACCTGGTGCTCCATGTGAAGGAAGAACCACAGGAAAGCATTGAGTTTGGGATGCATTATGGGCAGAAGTCAAACCTCAGTGCTATCCAGAGAATCCAAACTAAAGAGGAGCCTTGTCTGGAGGCCAGTCACCAGGAGAGCCAGAGCccaaagaggaagcagaagaaaagctatCTGTCCACCAAagaaaggatgctggagaacCGGGAGAAATCCATGTCCAAAGACCCCTCAGTGAAAGGAGCTCCCAGGGGTGAACGCGTTTTCCCCTGTCCTGAGTGTGGGAAGAGTTTCAACCAGAAATCAAACCTGACCAGACACAGGAAGATCCACACAAGTGAGGGGCCATACAAGTGCAGTGAGTGTGGGGAGAGCTTCCGCATGAACCGCAAGCTGATCCGCCACCAGCGAGTCCACATGAGCGAGCCCTTCAAATGCAGCGAGTGTGGGAAGAGCTTCACCCAGCGGTCAAATCTGGTCCGGCATCAGAGGATTCACACCAAGGAGGAGCCCTACCAGTGCCCCGAGTGCGAGAAGACCTTCAACCAGAAGGCCAACCTCTTCCGTCACCAAACCATCCATGTCCGCATGGGGCCTTGCAAGTGCACCAAGTGTGGGAAATGCTTCCCCCATAAGCGCCACCTGATCAAACACCAGCTGCTCCACTCCCGAGGTGGGGCCTACAAGTGTGGGGTCTGTGAGAAGCGTTATCGGCTGAAGAAGTACCTGAGGAGGCACCAGAAGATCCATGAACGAGAAGGAGCTACTCCCTGCTTAAAACAGGGGGAGGCCACAAGGACCGGCAGTGGACCCCACCACAACAGACAGAGAGCGTTGTACCCCATGAATAGCAAAGAGGAGAGCTGA